One Sphingopyxis macrogoltabida genomic region harbors:
- a CDS encoding TonB-dependent receptor, with amino-acid sequence MKSSSLLAARLLRSSALGLSIAIAATAVPAFAQDAAPQDEATDDSGDAPIVVTAQGRSQLLSDVPVAISAVSAETLQNSGANDIRQLNQVAPSLLVSSTGSEANGSARIRGIGTVGDNPGLESSVPVFIDGVYRSRSGIGLNELGEIDRVEVQRGPQGTLGGRNSSAGLISIYSKKPSFEFGASGEVTYGNYDYWRLGGSVTGPITDTIAARLDGVWVKRDGFYKDTTNNTDVNDRDRYFLRGQLLFEPTDALSIRLIADYTYRNEKCCAATYIDNSVNPYIGNLNNPGVPADDMTNNITQVLIDLGQPAGAFNQGYSRNISVSDGRSFAGKTKDYGFSGQIDWDLGGATLTSITGYREYRSGQAGDLDYGAVDILYRAPSDDAYRQFHTFTQELRLQGEAFDGKLDWLVGGFYANEKLTVRDNLRFGSEYGKFAACRLVTGSTLVPLYDPTSANCISPAGQFALTNNLLPLPPGVGGLILAGVNNLASISDKGSIDDVYRQNDRNWALFTHNIFHITDKLDFTFGVRYTNDRKKFNASFTNDNTACVANQALFEPLLSGPLAATAAGILGLSCQGNSTSELDGVSINDKRSEDEWTGTAILSYKPVDDLMLYASFSRGYKAGGFNLDRSALKNPVILAGADSSSSFAAVGGAQALVGNLQFDPELVNSYEVGAKYSTGPFGVGLTLFRSDFKNFQLNTFNGSVFIVQTVNGCSADLNGGDRDQSKFPGAPNYNPGASASGACNPDDVSWGVRTEGFELEASLVPARSFRMTAGLTYANTKYRSNLVGNKSGAPLDQALRLLPGNNLSNAPELVATGSITWTPELGGSGLTGLVYIDGRMTSDYNTGSDLFPQKAQDGYAIFNARVGLRGPDEKWGVELWAQNMFNKKYAQVAFNSPFQEGATSTTAAFADPQYPGGRQIFSQFLAEPRTYGVTLRGKF; translated from the coding sequence ATGAAATCATCTTCCCTTCTTGCTGCCCGATTGCTGCGTAGCAGCGCGCTCGGGCTTTCGATTGCCATCGCCGCGACCGCCGTCCCCGCCTTCGCGCAGGATGCCGCACCGCAGGACGAAGCCACCGACGACAGCGGCGACGCGCCGATCGTCGTCACCGCGCAGGGCCGCTCGCAGCTCCTGTCCGACGTGCCCGTCGCGATTTCGGCGGTCAGCGCCGAAACGCTGCAGAACAGCGGCGCCAACGACATCCGCCAATTGAACCAGGTCGCGCCGTCGCTGCTCGTCTCCTCGACCGGCAGTGAAGCCAATGGCTCGGCGCGTATCCGCGGCATCGGCACCGTCGGCGACAACCCCGGCCTCGAAAGCTCGGTCCCCGTCTTCATCGACGGCGTCTATCGCTCGCGTTCGGGCATCGGGCTCAACGAACTCGGCGAAATCGACCGCGTCGAGGTTCAGCGCGGCCCGCAGGGCACGCTCGGCGGCCGCAACTCGTCGGCGGGCCTGATCAGCATCTATTCGAAAAAGCCGAGCTTCGAATTTGGCGCCTCGGGCGAAGTGACCTATGGCAATTACGACTATTGGCGCCTCGGCGGCAGCGTCACCGGCCCGATCACCGACACGATCGCCGCGCGCCTCGACGGCGTGTGGGTGAAGCGCGACGGCTTTTACAAGGACACGACGAACAACACCGACGTCAACGACCGCGACCGTTATTTCCTGCGCGGCCAGTTGCTGTTCGAACCGACCGACGCGCTGTCGATCCGGCTGATCGCCGACTATACCTATCGCAACGAGAAATGCTGCGCCGCGACCTATATCGACAACAGCGTCAATCCCTATATCGGCAACCTCAACAACCCGGGCGTTCCGGCCGATGACATGACGAACAACATCACCCAGGTGCTGATCGACCTCGGCCAGCCGGCGGGTGCGTTCAACCAGGGCTACAGCCGCAACATCTCGGTCAGCGACGGACGCAGCTTCGCCGGCAAGACCAAGGATTACGGCTTTTCGGGCCAGATCGACTGGGATCTCGGCGGCGCGACGCTGACCTCGATCACCGGTTACCGCGAATATCGCTCGGGGCAGGCCGGCGATCTCGACTATGGCGCGGTCGACATCCTCTATCGCGCGCCGAGCGACGACGCCTATCGCCAGTTCCACACCTTCACGCAGGAACTGCGCCTGCAGGGCGAAGCGTTCGACGGCAAGCTCGACTGGCTCGTCGGCGGTTTCTACGCCAACGAAAAGCTGACGGTGCGCGACAATCTCCGCTTCGGCAGCGAATATGGCAAGTTTGCGGCGTGCCGCCTCGTCACCGGCTCGACGCTGGTGCCGCTCTATGACCCGACCTCGGCCAACTGCATCAGCCCGGCGGGCCAGTTCGCGCTGACCAACAACCTGCTGCCGCTTCCCCCCGGCGTCGGCGGGCTCATCCTTGCCGGCGTCAACAATCTGGCGTCGATTTCGGACAAGGGCAGCATCGACGACGTCTATCGCCAGAACGATCGCAACTGGGCGCTGTTCACCCACAATATCTTCCACATCACCGACAAGCTCGATTTCACTTTTGGCGTCCGCTACACGAACGATCGCAAGAAATTCAACGCGAGCTTCACCAACGACAACACCGCCTGCGTCGCGAACCAAGCGCTGTTCGAACCGCTGCTCAGCGGCCCGCTGGCCGCTACCGCCGCCGGGATCCTGGGCCTGAGCTGTCAGGGCAATTCGACCTCCGAACTCGATGGCGTGTCGATCAACGACAAGCGCAGCGAGGACGAATGGACCGGCACCGCGATCCTGTCGTACAAGCCGGTCGACGACCTGATGCTCTACGCCAGCTTCTCGCGCGGCTATAAAGCGGGCGGCTTCAACCTCGACCGCTCGGCGCTGAAAAACCCGGTGATCCTCGCCGGCGCCGATTCGAGTTCGAGCTTCGCCGCGGTCGGTGGCGCGCAGGCGCTGGTCGGCAATCTCCAGTTCGATCCCGAACTGGTGAACAGCTATGAAGTCGGGGCCAAATATTCGACGGGGCCGTTCGGCGTCGGGCTGACTCTGTTCCGGTCGGACTTCAAGAATTTCCAGCTCAACACGTTCAACGGCAGCGTCTTCATCGTCCAGACGGTCAACGGCTGCTCGGCCGACCTGAACGGCGGCGACCGCGACCAGAGCAAGTTCCCCGGGGCGCCGAACTACAATCCCGGCGCGTCGGCGAGCGGCGCCTGCAACCCCGACGACGTGAGCTGGGGCGTGCGCACCGAGGGCTTCGAACTCGAAGCCTCGCTGGTTCCGGCGCGCAGCTTCCGCATGACCGCGGGCCTCACCTATGCGAACACCAAATATCGCAGCAATCTGGTGGGCAACAAGTCGGGCGCCCCGCTCGATCAGGCGCTGCGCCTGCTGCCGGGCAACAATCTGTCGAACGCGCCCGAGCTGGTCGCGACCGGCAGCATCACCTGGACCCCCGAACTGGGCGGCAGCGGGCTGACCGGGCTTGTCTATATCGATGGCCGCATGACCAGCGATTACAACACCGGGTCCGACCTGTTCCCGCAGAAGGCGCAGGACGGTTATGCGATCTTCAACGCCCGCGTCGGGCTTCGCGGTCCCGACGAGAAATGGGGCGTCGAACTCTGGGCGCAGAATATGTTCAACAAGAAATATGCCCAGGTCGCCTTCAACTCGCCGTTCCAGGAAGGCGCGACGTCGACCACCGCCGCGTTCGCCGACCCGCAATATCCGGGTGGCCGCCAGATCTTCTCGCAGTTCCTCGCCGAACCGCGGACCTATGGCGTGACGCTGCGCGGCAAGTTCTGA
- a CDS encoding cation:proton antiporter: MFAIDSLLVKIALIGVIGIGAQWAAWRTGKPAIALMLVAGILAGPVLGLIDPERDFGALREPIIKLAVAVILFEGGLSLKFRELRHAGIAVFMLVVVGVPVGWALGTAAAYYGAGLPFELAALFGGIMVVTGPTVIIPMLRSLNITPRVKHMLKWEAIVNDPIGALLAVGIFAYITHGGAEANTIGIATDVVAASLLAVIIGSAAGFALTFAFPRGWVPEYLKAPVLLTTVIAVFVLSDLIMHETGLITVTVMGVVMANRETYSSHMLMRFKEDLTVLLVSGVFIILSATLDWSVVQNFQFRFLLFLVLLLFVVRPLTIMTALLFTRIPFKERLFVAWIAPRGIVAAAVTGLFALRLSDYGVPGAEALVPLSFAVVIATIFAHGFTAAPFARWLGLDRGKGDGVLLVGANSWTIAFAEFIKAQDRKVLVADPSQLALRRARRADLPVYHGDILDEVREDHLDLGEYQQLIAATDNDAYNALICSELAAEIGHDRVSRTVGESRAGHVRRGRVFTLAGTPIEEQLDRLQAGWTFSRTRITEVFTYADYAQRMKASGGDSLAVVKPSGDLMIFSAGHRPSVEAGDTIWTFVPPDAPKRRKAESDSA, from the coding sequence ATGTTCGCGATCGACTCCCTGCTCGTCAAAATCGCCCTGATCGGCGTCATCGGCATCGGCGCCCAATGGGCCGCCTGGCGCACCGGCAAGCCGGCGATCGCGCTGATGCTCGTCGCCGGCATCCTCGCCGGACCGGTGCTAGGCCTGATCGATCCCGAGCGCGATTTCGGCGCCTTGCGCGAACCGATCATCAAGCTCGCGGTCGCGGTCATCCTGTTCGAGGGCGGGCTCAGCCTCAAGTTCCGCGAGCTTCGCCATGCGGGGATCGCGGTGTTCATGCTCGTCGTCGTCGGCGTGCCAGTTGGCTGGGCGCTCGGTACCGCGGCCGCTTATTATGGCGCCGGCCTGCCGTTCGAGCTGGCGGCGCTGTTCGGCGGCATCATGGTCGTCACCGGGCCGACCGTGATCATCCCGATGCTCCGCTCGCTGAACATCACGCCGCGCGTCAAGCATATGCTGAAATGGGAAGCGATCGTGAACGATCCGATCGGCGCGCTACTCGCCGTCGGCATCTTTGCCTATATCACCCATGGCGGGGCAGAGGCGAACACGATCGGCATCGCCACCGACGTGGTCGCGGCAAGCCTGCTCGCGGTGATCATCGGCAGCGCCGCCGGTTTCGCGCTGACCTTTGCCTTCCCGCGTGGCTGGGTGCCCGAATATCTGAAAGCGCCGGTGCTGCTGACGACGGTGATCGCGGTCTTCGTGCTTTCCGACCTCATCATGCACGAAACCGGCCTGATCACCGTCACCGTGATGGGGGTGGTGATGGCGAACCGCGAAACCTATTCGAGCCACATGCTGATGCGCTTCAAGGAGGACCTCACCGTCCTCCTCGTCTCAGGCGTGTTCATCATCCTGTCGGCGACCCTCGACTGGAGCGTCGTGCAGAATTTCCAGTTCCGCTTCCTGCTGTTCCTCGTCCTGCTGTTGTTCGTCGTCCGGCCGCTGACGATCATGACCGCGCTCCTGTTCACGCGCATTCCATTCAAGGAGCGGCTGTTCGTCGCGTGGATCGCGCCGCGCGGCATCGTCGCCGCGGCGGTCACCGGCCTCTTCGCGCTGCGCCTCTCCGACTATGGCGTGCCCGGGGCCGAGGCGCTGGTGCCGCTGTCCTTCGCGGTCGTCATCGCGACGATCTTTGCGCACGGTTTCACCGCCGCACCCTTTGCGCGCTGGCTGGGGCTCGATCGCGGCAAGGGCGACGGGGTGCTGCTCGTCGGCGCCAACAGTTGGACGATCGCCTTCGCCGAATTCATCAAGGCGCAGGATCGCAAGGTCCTCGTCGCCGACCCCAGCCAGCTCGCGCTCCGCCGCGCCCGGCGCGCCGATCTGCCGGTCTATCATGGCGACATATTGGACGAAGTGCGCGAGGATCATCTCGACCTCGGCGAATATCAGCAACTGATCGCGGCGACCGACAACGACGCCTATAACGCGCTGATCTGCAGCGAGCTGGCGGCGGAAATCGGCCACGACCGCGTCAGCCGGACGGTCGGAGAATCGCGCGCCGGCCATGTCCGGCGCGGGCGCGTCTTCACGCTGGCGGGAACGCCGATCGAGGAACAGCTCGACCGGCTGCAGGCGGGCTGGACGTTCAGCCGCACCCGGATCACCGAGGTGTTCACCTACGCCGATTATGCGCAGCGGATGAAGGCGTCGGGCGGCGACAGCCTCGCGGTGGTCAAGCCGTCGGGCGACCTCATGATCTTCTCGGCCGGGCATCGCCCCAGCGTCGAGGCGGGCGATACCATCTGGACCTTCGTCCCGCCCGACGCGCCGAAACGGCGCAAGGCGGAAAGCGATTCGGCCTAG
- a CDS encoding thiamine phosphate synthase: MTGRHPLPSQWLFSDERIAEDMAALAARLPPGSGIVLRHDGLAKGPRWRLARRLMRLARARRLVLLFAGSPAEARRWGMDGVHLRQHLARDAARARRLGLILTMPVHDAREARRARRAGADAVFISPLHPTRSHPGAPALGVAAWLRLARTAGAQPVALGGMTPGRARQLKRAGGMPGWAAIDAWVEKGAKKDCGRKRPLSPSSPRT; the protein is encoded by the coding sequence ATGACCGGGCGCCACCCCCTGCCGAGCCAATGGCTGTTCAGCGACGAACGGATCGCGGAAGATATGGCGGCGCTGGCGGCGCGATTGCCGCCCGGCAGCGGTATCGTGCTGCGCCACGACGGCCTCGCGAAGGGGCCGCGCTGGCGCCTCGCACGGCGGCTGATGCGCCTCGCGCGGGCGCGGCGGCTGGTGCTGCTGTTCGCCGGATCGCCTGCCGAAGCTAGGCGCTGGGGCATGGACGGCGTCCACCTGCGCCAGCACTTGGCCCGCGACGCAGCGCGCGCGCGCCGGCTCGGCCTGATCCTCACCATGCCGGTCCACGACGCGCGCGAGGCGCGCCGCGCGCGCCGCGCCGGGGCAGATGCGGTCTTCATCTCGCCGCTCCACCCGACACGCTCGCATCCGGGTGCCCCCGCGCTCGGCGTGGCGGCGTGGCTGCGGCTCGCGCGGACGGCGGGGGCCCAGCCGGTTGCGTTGGGCGGAATGACCCCGGGACGCGCGCGCCAACTCAAACGCGCGGGCGGGATGCCGGGCTGGGCCGCGATCGATGCATGGGTGGAAAAAGGGGCGAAGAAAGATTGCGGGCGGAAGCGGCCACTCTCTCCATCGTCACCCCGGACTTGA
- the lptE gene encoding LPS assembly lipoprotein LptE codes for MRSLLISSLVAASLTIGGCGLRPLYANGSKGAVATVLADIDVAPIEGHSGWLVRNALRDRFVATEGGRGQGKRLRLDVRLEDSITGFGVRADDAVTRERRTLRARYQLVDAASGEVLLDATAAADAGIDVVGSEYATIAAESSALERLASGIADQIVARLAVFADRGGAAPAAAPATTPPSP; via the coding sequence ATGCGCAGCCTTCTGATCTCCTCTCTCGTTGCCGCCTCGCTGACTATCGGCGGTTGCGGCCTGCGTCCCTTATACGCGAACGGCAGCAAGGGGGCGGTCGCGACGGTGCTCGCCGATATCGACGTCGCGCCGATCGAGGGACATTCGGGCTGGCTCGTCCGCAACGCGCTGCGCGACCGCTTCGTCGCGACCGAGGGCGGGCGCGGGCAGGGCAAACGGCTGCGGCTCGACGTCCGGCTCGAGGACTCGATCACCGGCTTCGGCGTCCGCGCCGACGATGCGGTGACGCGCGAACGCCGCACCCTGCGCGCGCGCTACCAGCTCGTCGATGCGGCGAGCGGCGAAGTGCTGCTCGATGCGACCGCCGCCGCCGACGCAGGGATCGACGTCGTCGGCAGCGAATATGCGACGATCGCCGCCGAAAGCTCGGCGCTCGAACGGCTCGCCTCGGGGATTGCCGACCAGATCGTCGCGCGCCTTGCGGTCTTCGCCGATCGCGGCGGCGCGGCCCCGGCTGCGGCGCCTGCAACGACGCCGCCATCGCCCTAG
- the leuS gene encoding leucine--tRNA ligase: MTRETRFGALAADARWQAAWDAANSFATNESGDKPKAYILEMFPYPSGRIHMGHVRNYAMGDVLARFKRMTGHDVLHPMGWDAFGMPAENAAMEKGVHPGGWTRDNIAAMRGQLKRLGLAIDWSRELATCEPDYYGQEQALFLDLFAAGLVTRKESYVNWDPVDMTVLANEQVIDGRGWRSGALVEKKKLSQWFLKITDFADELLEGLGGLDSWPDKVRLMQENWIGKSQGLEFSFKLAGGAVGFDVFTTRPDTLYGASFAAISPDHPLAEKLAKDSPELTAFIEECRRQGTAAEQIDTAEKLGFDTGISVEHPLDPNWHLPVWVVNYVLMDYGTGAIFGCPAHDQRDLDFSRKYGLPVHRVIADGDETGQVFHGDEAYVGPGKLVNSHFLDGMTIDEAKATVIARAEHEGWGKGTTVWRLRDWGVSRQRYWGTPIPFIHCDACGLVPVPKSQLPVVLPEDADFSVPGNPLDRHPTWKHVACPSCGGDAVRETDTLDTFVDSSWYFLRFASAPADKPFDLEVIRRWLPVDQYIGGIEHAILHLLYARFWTRALNKLGMIDIKEPFASLFTQGMVTHETYSRAQGEGLPPLFFTPDEIARTADGATLEADGAPVDVGRVIKMSKSKKNVVDPDAILDQYGADAVRWFMLSDSPPERDLPWSEAGIEGAWRFVQRLWRLFGDTDNSGDGGEDMSLARKLHQTIAGVAADVEALGFNKAVAKIHALANEIEKAKPSATRAEACRTLVLLVAPMMPHLAEEAWAALPAGQRTTAMIADAAWPAADPALLVDDEVTIAIQMAGKLRDTMTLAKGLDKDAVEAAALARPRIVELLAGAAPKKVIVVPDRLVNIVP, translated from the coding sequence ATGACCCGCGAAACGCGCTTTGGCGCTTTGGCTGCCGATGCCCGCTGGCAGGCGGCATGGGACGCCGCAAACAGCTTTGCGACCAATGAATCGGGCGACAAGCCGAAGGCCTATATCCTCGAGATGTTCCCCTATCCGTCGGGGCGCATCCATATGGGGCATGTCCGCAACTATGCGATGGGCGATGTGCTGGCGCGCTTCAAGCGCATGACCGGGCACGACGTCCTGCACCCGATGGGCTGGGACGCGTTCGGCATGCCCGCCGAAAATGCGGCGATGGAAAAGGGCGTCCATCCCGGCGGCTGGACGCGCGACAATATCGCGGCGATGCGCGGCCAGTTGAAACGCCTCGGCCTCGCGATCGACTGGAGCCGCGAGCTCGCGACCTGCGAACCCGATTATTACGGGCAGGAGCAGGCGCTGTTCCTCGACCTGTTTGCGGCAGGACTGGTCACGCGCAAGGAAAGCTACGTCAACTGGGACCCGGTCGACATGACCGTGCTCGCCAACGAGCAGGTGATCGACGGCCGCGGCTGGCGCTCGGGGGCGCTGGTCGAGAAGAAGAAATTGTCGCAGTGGTTTTTGAAGATCACCGACTTTGCCGACGAACTGCTCGAAGGGCTGGGCGGCCTCGATAGCTGGCCCGACAAGGTCCGCCTGATGCAGGAAAACTGGATCGGCAAGTCGCAAGGGCTGGAGTTCAGCTTCAAGCTGGCCGGCGGCGCGGTCGGTTTCGACGTGTTCACGACGCGTCCCGACACGCTCTATGGCGCGAGCTTCGCGGCGATCTCGCCCGACCATCCGCTCGCTGAAAAACTCGCGAAGGATTCGCCCGAGCTGACGGCGTTCATCGAGGAATGCCGGCGTCAGGGCACCGCGGCCGAACAGATCGACACCGCCGAGAAGCTGGGTTTCGACACCGGCATTTCGGTCGAGCATCCGCTCGATCCCAACTGGCACCTGCCCGTCTGGGTCGTGAACTATGTGCTGATGGATTACGGCACCGGCGCGATCTTCGGCTGCCCGGCGCACGACCAGCGCGACCTCGATTTCTCGCGCAAATATGGCCTGCCCGTCCATCGCGTCATCGCCGACGGCGACGAGACGGGGCAGGTTTTCCACGGCGACGAGGCCTATGTCGGCCCCGGCAAGCTGGTGAACAGCCATTTCCTCGACGGGATGACGATCGACGAAGCGAAGGCCACCGTGATCGCGCGCGCCGAGCATGAGGGCTGGGGCAAGGGCACGACAGTGTGGCGCCTCCGCGACTGGGGCGTCTCACGCCAGCGCTATTGGGGCACGCCGATCCCGTTCATCCATTGCGATGCCTGCGGGCTGGTACCGGTGCCGAAGAGCCAGCTCCCCGTCGTGCTGCCCGAGGACGCCGATTTCTCGGTCCCCGGCAATCCGCTCGACCGCCATCCGACCTGGAAGCATGTCGCCTGCCCGTCGTGCGGCGGCGACGCGGTGCGCGAGACCGACACGCTCGACACTTTCGTCGATTCGAGCTGGTATTTCCTGCGTTTCGCGTCGGCCCCCGCGGACAAGCCCTTCGATCTCGAGGTGATCCGCCGCTGGCTGCCCGTCGACCAGTATATCGGCGGTATCGAACATGCGATCCTCCACCTGCTCTATGCGCGCTTCTGGACGCGCGCGCTCAACAAGCTCGGGATGATCGACATCAAGGAGCCGTTCGCCAGCTTGTTCACACAGGGCATGGTGACGCACGAAACCTACAGCCGCGCGCAGGGCGAAGGCCTGCCGCCGCTGTTCTTCACTCCCGACGAGATCGCCCGCACCGCCGATGGCGCGACGCTCGAAGCCGATGGCGCGCCGGTCGATGTCGGCCGCGTGATCAAGATGTCGAAGTCGAAGAAGAATGTCGTCGATCCCGACGCCATCCTCGACCAATATGGCGCCGACGCGGTGCGCTGGTTCATGCTCTCCGACAGCCCGCCCGAACGCGACCTGCCGTGGAGCGAGGCGGGCATCGAGGGCGCGTGGCGCTTCGTCCAGCGGCTATGGCGGCTGTTCGGCGATACCGACAATAGCGGCGACGGCGGCGAGGATATGAGCCTCGCGCGCAAACTGCACCAGACGATCGCCGGCGTTGCCGCCGACGTCGAGGCTTTGGGCTTCAACAAGGCGGTGGCGAAAATCCATGCGCTCGCGAACGAGATCGAAAAGGCAAAGCCGTCGGCGACCCGCGCCGAGGCCTGCCGCACGCTCGTCCTGCTCGTCGCGCCGATGATGCCGCACCTTGCCGAAGAGGCATGGGCGGCGCTGCCCGCTGGTCAGCGGACGACGGCGATGATCGCCGATGCGGCGTGGCCCGCCGCCGATCCGGCACTGCTCGTCGATGACGAGGTGACAATCGCCATCCAGATGGCGGGTAAGCTGCGCGATACGATGACGCTCGCCAAAGGCCTCGACAAGGATGCGGTGGAAGCCGCGGCGCTCGCGCGTCCGCGCATCGTCGAGTTGCTCGCGGGCGCGGCGCCGAAGAAGGTGATTGTGGTCCCCGACCGTTTGGTCAATATCGTACCGTAA
- a CDS encoding YggS family pyridoxal phosphate-dependent enzyme → MSEAADRLAGVEAAIAGAASRAQRRAGDVTLIAVSKTHDADAIRPLIAAGQRHFGENRVQEAAAKWPALQRETPGIALHLIGQLQSNKAEEAALLFDAIHSVDRSSLVQALGKACAKVGRQPLLFVQVNIGDEEQKGGCAVADLPGLLAEATEAGLKIEGLMAIPPAELEPAPYFALLDELAERHGLPLRSMGMSGDYETAVMLGATHVRVGTALFGSRD, encoded by the coding sequence ATGAGCGAAGCGGCAGACAGGCTGGCCGGTGTCGAGGCGGCCATCGCGGGCGCGGCAAGCCGCGCGCAGCGGCGCGCAGGCGACGTCACCTTGATCGCCGTGTCCAAGACCCACGACGCGGACGCGATCCGTCCGCTGATCGCGGCGGGCCAGCGCCACTTCGGTGAGAACCGGGTGCAGGAAGCCGCGGCGAAATGGCCCGCGCTGCAGCGCGAAACGCCCGGCATCGCGCTCCACCTGATCGGCCAGCTCCAGTCGAACAAGGCCGAGGAAGCGGCGCTGCTGTTCGACGCGATCCATTCGGTCGACCGCTCCTCGCTGGTACAGGCGCTCGGCAAGGCCTGTGCTAAGGTCGGGCGGCAGCCGCTATTGTTCGTCCAGGTCAATATCGGCGACGAGGAGCAGAAGGGCGGCTGCGCGGTCGCCGATCTTCCGGGGTTGCTGGCGGAAGCAACAGAAGCCGGGCTGAAGATCGAAGGGCTGATGGCGATCCCGCCCGCCGAACTCGAACCCGCGCCCTATTTCGCGCTGCTCGACGAACTCGCCGAGCGCCACGGCCTGCCGCTGCGCTCGATGGGGATGAGCGGCGATTACGAAACCGCGGTCATGCTCGGCGCGACGCATGTCCGTGTCGGGACGGCGCTGTTCGGATCGCGGGACTAG
- the holA gene encoding DNA polymerase III subunit delta, which translates to MKTVKPAELERLSRLDPAVRFTLLTGPDEATMAAVAGHLIGLAGKDAERLDLTGTQLAQDPSLLAAEAASMSLFSPARVIRLEISGSGDDSVAAVEALLAADNAINPVVATGASVTAKSKLVKLVEGSDSAVAAICYQPDRRALVGIAMGAAEEQGLRIANSEAQLLVDLVSGDQALMRREIEKIALYLDAGRDRQRQVTAADIAALGAATHEEDVSECINVALGGKVRELPVMLATAAAVGVAEIRIIRALAIRAMELARLRAEVDAGAHPATVVAAKSSGVFWKERDAVTAQLHIWDSVRVARLMSRLLDCERALKASGTAGAVLFRKLMTDIAHQAARAR; encoded by the coding sequence ATGAAAACCGTCAAACCCGCCGAACTCGAACGCCTCTCGCGCCTCGATCCCGCGGTGCGCTTCACGCTGCTCACCGGCCCTGACGAAGCAACGATGGCGGCCGTCGCCGGGCATCTGATTGGCCTCGCCGGCAAGGATGCCGAACGGCTCGACCTGACGGGCACCCAGCTCGCGCAGGATCCGTCGCTGCTCGCCGCCGAAGCCGCGTCGATGTCGCTGTTTTCCCCCGCGCGGGTGATCCGGCTCGAAATCTCCGGCAGCGGCGACGACAGCGTCGCGGCGGTCGAGGCTTTGCTCGCCGCCGACAATGCGATTAACCCGGTGGTCGCGACCGGCGCGTCGGTCACCGCCAAGTCGAAACTGGTCAAGCTGGTCGAGGGGTCGGACAGCGCGGTCGCCGCCATCTGTTACCAGCCCGACCGGCGCGCGCTGGTCGGCATCGCGATGGGTGCCGCCGAGGAACAGGGGCTGCGCATCGCCAATTCGGAGGCGCAATTGCTCGTCGACCTCGTGTCGGGCGATCAGGCGCTGATGCGGCGCGAGATCGAGAAGATCGCGCTCTATCTCGACGCGGGGCGCGACCGGCAGCGGCAGGTGACCGCCGCCGACATCGCCGCGCTGGGCGCCGCGACGCACGAAGAAGATGTCAGCGAGTGCATCAATGTCGCGCTCGGCGGCAAGGTGCGCGAACTGCCCGTCATGCTGGCGACCGCGGCGGCGGTCGGCGTCGCCGAAATCCGCATCATCCGCGCGCTGGCGATCCGCGCGATGGAGCTCGCCCGGCTGAGGGCAGAGGTCGATGCCGGCGCGCATCCCGCGACCGTCGTGGCCGCGAAGAGCAGCGGCGTCTTCTGGAAAGAACGCGACGCGGTGACGGCGCAGCTCCACATCTGGGATTCGGTGCGCGTCGCGCGGTTGATGAGCCGGCTGCTCGATTGCGAGCGGGCGCTGAAAGCGTCGGGGACCGCGGGCGCGGTGCTGTTCCGCAAGCTGATGACCGACATCGCGCACCAGGCGGCGCGGGCGCGCTGA
- a CDS encoding DUF3576 domain-containing protein: protein MFKLSVLATSGRGPATLALLGVAALGLAGCGGGKERPRADLAASQVTTIGVNAYLWRASLDALSFMPLLSSDSSGGVIITDWYANPQNPGERLKVTVSILDRDLRADALRVAASRQVSQGGVWVDAPVQAATVQKLEEIILTRARDLRRGAIEG, encoded by the coding sequence ATGTTCAAGCTTTCGGTTCTTGCCACGTCCGGTCGCGGTCCGGCCACGCTCGCGCTGCTCGGCGTCGCGGCGCTCGGCCTTGCGGGCTGCGGCGGCGGCAAGGAACGGCCGCGTGCCGATCTGGCCGCGAGCCAGGTGACGACGATCGGCGTCAACGCCTATCTGTGGCGCGCCTCGCTCGATGCCCTGTCGTTCATGCCCCTGCTTTCGTCCGATTCGTCGGGCGGCGTCATCATCACCGACTGGTACGCCAATCCCCAGAATCCGGGCGAGCGGCTGAAGGTGACGGTGTCGATCCTCGATCGCGACCTGCGCGCCGACGCACTGCGCGTCGCCGCGTCGCGTCAGGTGTCGCAGGGCGGCGTATGGGTCGATGCGCCGGTGCAGGCGGCAACGGTGCAGAAGCTCGAGGAAATCATCCTCACCCGCGCCCGCGACCTGCGCCGCGGCGCCATCGAAGGCTGA